In Flavobacterium sp. CBA20B-1, one DNA window encodes the following:
- a CDS encoding LETM1-related biofilm-associated protein, translated as MNPSKELWITKFFKLSNPSFFTAFSEETFYETIRETGFVYGFTTKTIQPIFNSFDLTQEEFTKIVLLEALYGTFVLTKKQTDFHEFTKQAEDFYAKIKNAKTESYFSFITFPSKKAFASLEKILNDRTHRSANYLNKTFSEHLSNFLIFTDVLCFRRFLMNETEILNYYHYLEHTISHLVVISFHQKQNVTKYDQKIQQIMQTSLKYVDKAQFTPDLLALNTQNIKTFYGKSYLADIALMVLWNDEKIDRKEFKFILELNKKLELQKVVTKKALRFMLEFINAHKQEIPYFQFSHPLKKLYKNTNKSVALFIKRNKKSLIKELENNKLLMQLLVKATYSNLSKKEKQQLKNQFIELGKTVPAFTIFLIPGGSLLLPILIKLLPELLPNSFNENK; from the coding sequence ATGAACCCATCAAAAGAGTTATGGATTACTAAATTTTTTAAATTGAGTAATCCATCTTTTTTTACTGCATTTAGCGAAGAAACATTTTACGAAACAATTCGTGAAACAGGCTTTGTATATGGTTTTACGACCAAAACAATACAACCTATCTTTAATTCATTTGATCTTACACAAGAAGAATTCACCAAAATTGTGCTTTTAGAAGCTTTGTACGGAACATTTGTGCTTACTAAAAAACAAACCGATTTTCACGAATTTACCAAACAAGCCGAAGATTTTTATGCAAAAATAAAGAATGCCAAAACCGAATCTTATTTTTCATTCATAACCTTTCCCTCAAAAAAAGCATTTGCTTCACTTGAAAAAATTTTAAATGACCGTACACATCGTTCTGCTAATTATTTAAACAAAACATTTTCAGAGCATTTATCAAACTTTTTAATATTTACAGATGTTTTGTGTTTTAGACGATTTTTGATGAATGAAACTGAAATTCTGAATTATTACCACTACTTAGAACACACTATTTCGCATTTGGTGGTGATTAGTTTTCATCAAAAACAGAATGTAACTAAATACGACCAAAAGATACAGCAAATCATGCAAACCTCTTTGAAATATGTTGACAAAGCACAATTTACCCCTGATCTTTTAGCCTTAAACACACAAAATATTAAAACTTTTTATGGCAAAAGTTACTTGGCAGATATTGCGCTAATGGTTTTATGGAACGATGAAAAAATCGATCGTAAAGAGTTTAAATTTATACTAGAACTCAACAAAAAATTGGAACTGCAAAAAGTAGTCACTAAAAAAGCACTGCGATTTATGTTGGAATTCATCAACGCACACAAACAAGAAATTCCCTATTTTCAGTTTTCGCATCCTTTAAAAAAGCTGTACAAAAACACCAATAAAAGCGTTGCTTTATTTATTAAAAGAAACAAGAAAAGCTTAATTAAAGAATTGGAAAACAACAAATTACTTATGCAACTTCTTGTTAAAGCCACATACAGTAATCTTTCTAAAAAAGAAAAGCAACAGCTTAAAAATCAGTTTATTGAACTGGGTAAAACAGTACCTGCGTTTACTATATTTTTAATTCCGGGCGGCAGTTTACTTTTGCCAATTCTTATTAAATTATTACCTGAATTACTTCCAAATTCGTTCAATGAAAACAAATAA
- a CDS encoding sensor histidine kinase, protein MRIVRFIATVILLIVVFSCKKQPNVYDHVKIHTQITNKNYTDFSLDDLYYDLLYDINFAENSKNAALKINYFEETAFKNTDSLAIFRANNLQIALTAHHSVSKERYKTLFSAANYFENNNSLYDAYLTNYLIAEYYFYLQYFQLAENYAYKSIENLGTNNNEYAFEKASTLLLISNIHWQQKKFQEAFKALKNYESVAEYFNTKLIHQEKIKLIESRYANHFVVVESKIGTTDYTQAIKKLALTYHVNSKSSGKNKKIHQLNTLHNLILHKIEANDLDSLDFYLNQLKNEKEFLFSIPVLQLNYTVISDYLVKIKKDTVAAKEFQKNLLIENKQKYQNVFLEKRVLEQLIQHSDSCSVAINQHYLDVVGKIKKENDQKLLVNQKVVYENHVLLRKNAQLKREIYFVVATILTVSLLVLLVIFNIIQKINLKKIKLKNNYIEQDTQALEVTLNYKNAIENKLNESKKQIFMELHDNIVNKLFSTRFSLHKDYMNPNSLAVAANTLLDVKKTLIGICDNYSEINNLFEKDSFHKMLIELIENQPNNFISFQYEFDQSIEWFKTHPKVRFHLYRVLQELLQNIHKHSSATKAKIQIFKEGEHVKLVVTDNGKGFTKTAKKGLGISNISNRLKEIDADFKMENNNGMRFIITVKF, encoded by the coding sequence GTGCGTATAGTTCGTTTTATTGCAACGGTAATTTTATTAATTGTTGTTTTTTCATGTAAAAAGCAACCTAATGTATACGACCATGTAAAAATTCACACGCAAATCACCAATAAAAACTATACCGATTTTTCGTTAGATGATTTGTATTATGATCTACTATATGATATCAACTTTGCTGAAAATTCAAAAAATGCTGCCTTAAAAATAAATTATTTTGAAGAAACAGCTTTCAAAAATACTGATTCACTTGCAATATTTCGGGCAAATAATCTACAAATAGCCTTAACAGCGCACCACTCTGTAAGTAAAGAACGTTACAAAACGCTGTTCAGTGCGGCAAATTATTTTGAAAACAACAATTCACTTTATGATGCCTACTTGACCAATTATTTGATTGCTGAATATTATTTTTATTTGCAATATTTTCAGTTGGCGGAAAATTATGCCTACAAATCCATTGAAAATTTGGGTACTAATAACAATGAATATGCTTTTGAGAAAGCCTCTACCCTACTTTTAATCAGTAACATTCATTGGCAACAAAAAAAATTTCAAGAAGCCTTTAAAGCGCTTAAAAATTATGAATCGGTAGCTGAATATTTCAATACAAAGCTGATTCATCAAGAAAAAATTAAACTCATTGAAAGCCGATATGCCAATCATTTTGTGGTGGTGGAAAGTAAAATTGGAACTACCGATTACACCCAAGCCATAAAAAAATTAGCACTAACATATCATGTCAATAGTAAAAGCAGTGGTAAAAACAAAAAAATTCATCAACTGAATACGTTGCATAATTTAATTTTACACAAAATTGAAGCCAACGATTTAGACAGTTTAGATTTTTATTTGAACCAGTTAAAAAACGAAAAAGAATTTTTGTTCAGCATTCCGGTATTGCAATTAAATTACACCGTTATCAGTGATTACCTCGTAAAAATTAAGAAAGATACTGTGGCGGCAAAAGAATTTCAAAAAAATCTTTTGATTGAAAATAAGCAAAAATATCAAAATGTATTTTTAGAAAAACGTGTTTTAGAACAATTGATTCAACATTCAGATTCGTGTTCGGTTGCCATTAATCAACATTATTTGGATGTTGTGGGAAAAATAAAAAAAGAAAACGATCAAAAATTATTGGTGAACCAAAAAGTGGTTTATGAAAACCATGTTTTGCTTCGGAAAAATGCACAATTGAAACGAGAAATATATTTTGTGGTTGCCACCATTTTAACGGTTTCGCTCTTGGTTTTATTAGTGATTTTCAACATTATACAAAAGATAAATCTAAAGAAAATAAAACTAAAAAATAATTATATCGAACAAGATACCCAAGCATTAGAAGTAACATTGAACTATAAAAATGCAATTGAAAACAAGCTGAATGAAAGCAAAAAGCAGATTTTCATGGAATTGCATGACAATATCGTGAACAAATTATTTTCAACCCGTTTTTCTTTGCATAAAGATTATATGAATCCGAATAGCTTGGCTGTTGCTGCAAATACCCTCCTAGATGTGAAAAAAACCTTGATCGGAATTTGTGATAATTACAGTGAAATAAACAATTTGTTTGAAAAAGATTCATTTCACAAAATGCTGATTGAATTAATTGAAAATCAACCAAATAATTTTATTTCTTTTCAATATGAGTTTGATCAATCCATAGAATGGTTCAAAACGCATCCAAAAGTGCGCTTTCATTTGTATCGGGTATTGCAGGAATTACTGCAAAATATTCACAAACATTCTTCGGCAACTAAAGCAAAAATTCAGATTTTTAAAGAAGGCGAACATGTAAAGTTAGTCGTAACCGACAATGGTAAAGGCTTTACAAAAACTGCCAAGAAAGGTTTGGGAATAAGCAATATTTCCAACCGATTAAAAGAAATTGATGCCGATTTTAAAATGGAAAATAATAACGGTATGCGATTTATTATAACTGTTAAATTTTAA
- a CDS encoding SIMPL domain-containing protein, which translates to MKKILYLFSLVLVTFTTMAQNNSNSITPQVNVNGEGSIKIKPDYAVITMGAEIKDLDSAKAKKQNDEIIAKMIQVIKKSNIAEKDYQTQRVNLYKTREYQEKKDYFVASQTVTITLRNLDHYEKLMADLMEAGANTINGVEFKSTQTEKYATEIRAKAVLDAKKKAQDYAAALGQNIGKALIINDQSSINNPRVYMMKTAMADESAGMNQTLAVGEIEISTNVNVVFELK; encoded by the coding sequence ATGAAAAAGATTCTTTATTTATTCTCATTAGTATTAGTAACTTTTACTACTATGGCACAAAACAACAGCAACAGCATCACACCTCAAGTAAATGTTAACGGCGAAGGTTCTATAAAAATTAAACCAGATTACGCAGTTATTACAATGGGTGCAGAAATTAAAGACCTGGATTCTGCAAAGGCAAAGAAACAAAACGATGAAATTATTGCCAAAATGATTCAAGTAATCAAAAAAAGCAATATTGCCGAAAAAGATTATCAAACACAGCGTGTGAATCTTTACAAAACAAGAGAATATCAAGAGAAAAAAGACTATTTCGTAGCGAGCCAAACAGTTACCATCACGTTGCGAAATTTAGATCATTATGAAAAATTAATGGCCGATTTAATGGAAGCTGGGGCAAATACAATCAACGGAGTAGAATTCAAATCAACCCAAACTGAAAAGTATGCTACTGAAATTAGAGCAAAAGCCGTGCTTGATGCCAAGAAAAAAGCACAAGACTATGCGGCTGCCTTGGGACAGAATATTGGTAAAGCATTAATTATTAACGATCAATCGTCAATCAATAATCCGCGCGTATATATGATGAAAACGGCAATGGCCGATGAATCAGCGGGCATGAATCAAACATTGGCAGTGGGCGAAATTGAAATTTCTACCAATGTAAATGTAGTTTTTGAATTGAAATAA